Proteins encoded in a region of the Uloborus diversus isolate 005 chromosome 1, Udiv.v.3.1, whole genome shotgun sequence genome:
- the LOC129224990 gene encoding small nuclear ribonucleoprotein Sm D3-like — MASQVGVPVKLLREFVRKKITVDTASGEVFRGVLEEAEDNLNMCLVDVKVTFCSGATGEMKSVYIKGSKVRYIALPDEAKDHLYELSRERRPMRGGRGGFRGGRGRGGGGGRRPSFHRRDY, encoded by the coding sequence ATGGCTTCACAAGTTGGTGTACCGGTTAAATTGTTGCGGGAATTCGTAcgcaaaaaaataactgttgataCAGCTTCGGGAGAAGTCTTTCGAGGTGTCTTAGAGGAAGCTGAGGACAACCTCAATATGTGCTTGGTTGATGTGAAAGTAACTTTTTGTAGCGGTGCCACAGGCGAGATGAAAAGCGTGTACATCAAAGGATCCAAGGTTCGGTACATAGCTCTTCCAGATGAAGCAAAGGATCATTTATACGAGCTATCAAGGGAAAGAAGACCTATGCGTGGTGGTCGAGGAGGCTTTCGTGGCGGACGCGGGCGTGGTGGTGGCGGCGGCAGACGACCATCATTTCATCGCCGTGATTACTAA